A window of the Plasmodium vinckei vinckei genome assembly, chromosome: PVVCY_08 genome harbors these coding sequences:
- a CDS encoding nucleolar protein Nop52, putative, which produces MNNSEIKQIFVQLSHVNKENRDNGMDLVYEYIEKNKNTLQKKEITYICTGLFYYYWLCYSIDEQKKSALKICRLIHIFDGKTEDDDKTHVFLFLQCFLQTMSVKYENLDVYRLNKFLFLFRVFQAEFLMFLHNYSWKSIYIKKYNKIIMKLFDETNGVFHAYIDTFFKEFMENEVYLKLKKEDHGYNTKQFLLLIDPFFKIVCKTKKKYTINLIQKKIFFMVLKVNIKRRMLLEKINSYIDICPNKYGSKILRNFYNLFDNPNKKKNKGNIKYKTPVFIANYNNDKDCDGEKDDEKEDDENDDSENDNENNDKSSDGNSDESNEENNGGNTDGNTDGKSDGNEDGENDCTDEQGDNEKESNTENKINDENAECDNELVETENKINDEISDCDNELVDTEGEVMDEKNENDCLGQKAKKKKKKNRKTIKKIKEQTNRIMNDEDEDYINMVLNEIRGSKKKKKIYNSLLGKKKENKKIQLNFIKLMLKEMRAKKKLKNKFKQIYDDENNDIYMKQNGLKKKKKKLMLMSNNQTINTEFELDDENKKLKKEKLLKKKNKKVKKGLKKTLLIHEPRLGDQHVLSKTILKKEKTKSSTPKKVHFDLKKNTIEYIPCAKKKNGNPYFFLGNFRNLINIPSLL; this is translated from the coding sequence atgaacaattcagaaataaaacaaatttttgTCCAGTTAAGTCatgtaaataaagaaaatcgAGACAATGGAATGGATTTGGTTTATGagtatatagaaaaaaataaaaatacattgcAAAAGAAGgaaataacatatatatgtacaggattattttattattattggtTATGCTATTCTATTgatgaacaaaaaaaatcagctttaaaaatatgtagattaatacatatttttgatGGAAAAACGGAAGATGATGATAAAACtcatgtatttttatttttacaatgtTTTTTACAAACAATGTCtgtaaaatatgaaaatttgGATGTATATagattaaataaatttttatttttatttagagTTTTCCAAGCtgaatttttaatgtttttacataattattcatggaaaagtatatatattaaaaaatataataaaataattatgaaacTTTTTGACGAAACTAATGGTGTTTTTCATGCTTATATagatacattttttaaagagtTCATGGAAAATGaagtttatttaaaattaaaaaaagaagatcatggatataatacaaaacaatttttattattaattgatccattttttaaaattgtgtgtaaaacaaaaaaaaaatatactatcaatttaattcaaaaaaaaatattttttatggtaTTAAAAGTTAATATAAAACGACGTATGTTGttggaaaaaattaacagcTACATAGATATATGcccaaataaatatggatCAAAAATTTTGAGGAACTTTTACAATTTATTCGATAACCCaaataagaaaaagaataaaggaaatataaaatataaaacaccAGTCTTTATtgcaaattataataatgataaagatTGTGATGGTGAAAAGgatgatgaaaaagaagatgatgaaaatgatgacagcgaaaatgataatgaaaacaaTGACAAGAGTAGTGACGGAAATAGTGATGAGagtaatgaagaaaataacgGCGGAAATACCGACGGAAATACTGATGGAAAGAGTGACGGAAATGAGGACGGTGAAAATGATTGCACCGATGAACAAGGagataatgaaaaagagTCAAACAcagaaaacaaaataaatgacgAAAATGCTGAATGTGATAATGAATTAGTTGAGAcagaaaacaaaataaatgacgAAATTTCTGATTGTGATAATGAATTAGTTGACACAGAAGGAGAGGTTAtggatgaaaaaaatgagaatGATTGCCTTGGTcaaaaagcaaaaaaaaaaaagaagaaaaatagaaaaacaataaaaaagataaaggAACAAACCAATAGAATAATGAATGATGAAGATGAagattatattaatatggttttaaatgaaattagGGGAagtaaaaagaaaaagaaaatatataatagtcTTTTGGgcaaaaagaaagaaaataaaaaaatacaactCAATTTCATCAAGTTAATGCTAAAAGAAATGCgtgctaaaaaaaaattaaaaaataaatttaaacaaatatatgatgACGAAAACAACGACATATACATGAAACAAAAtggattaaaaaaaaagaaaaaaaaattaatgctTATGTCCAATAACCAAACAATAAACACTGAATTTGAATTggatgatgaaaataaaaaacttaaaaaagaaaaattactaaaaaaaaaaaataaaaaagtaaaaaagggtttaaaaaaaactctTCTCATTCATGAGCCACGATTAGGTGATCAACATGTCTTAAGCAaaactattttaaaaaaagaaaagacaAAATCTAGTACCCCTAAAAAAGTCCATTTTGACTTAAAGAAAAACACAATCGAATATATCCCATGtgctaaaaaaaagaatggtaatccatatttttttttgggaAATTTTCGAAACTTAATTAATATTCCATCCCTTTTATAa